The following coding sequences are from one Triticum aestivum cultivar Chinese Spring chromosome 5A, IWGSC CS RefSeq v2.1, whole genome shotgun sequence window:
- the LOC123104226 gene encoding uncharacterized protein, with protein MATGCVPGALRLVPWRGASSSSTSSSSRALARLRPRVASFAAPPRPLHRALRPVPAPHMALRAPLPPARCQVPATPESPLQPPSFWETVWQVCKRVSWKHLGTLTLLSGCIAVGFFANKGDPRALLIVDVLDKANKAYKPSLEFAVLLIALFVSLSSR; from the exons ATGGCCACCGGCTGCGTCCCCGGCGCTCTGCGCTTGGTTCCGTGGCGAGgagcgtcgtcctcctccacctcctcctcctcccgcgccctggctcgtctccgcccgcgcgtCGCCTCGTTCGCAGCCCCGCCTCGGCCTCTCCATCGCGCCCTTCGTCCAGTTCCCGCCCCGCACATGGCGCTCCGTGCTCCTCTTCCTCCTGCGAGGTGCCAGGTCCCCGCAACTCCGG AGTCTCCCTTGCAGCCGCCAAGCTTTTGGGAAACGGTGTGGCAGGTGTGTAAGCGTGTCTCCTGGAAGCACCTTGGTACACTCACGCTGCTGTCTGGCTGCATAGCAGTTGGTTTCTTTGCAAACAAAGGGGACCCACGCGCCTTGTTGATAGTTGATGTACTGGACAAAGCGAACAAAGCATACAAGCCAAGTCTGGAGTTCGCAGTTTTACTCATCGCACTTTTCGTTTCTCTGTCGTCAAG GTAG